One genomic region from Amblyraja radiata isolate CabotCenter1 chromosome 17, sAmbRad1.1.pri, whole genome shotgun sequence encodes:
- the uri1 gene encoding unconventional prefoldin RPB5 interactor 1: protein MAAPPPPPPPPPPPPAPAPAPGPHARSRLRAEHAKVVSSCKEKIQHWVKVQNDYEALQERLKTLPDKLCYDVMVPLGPLALMPGQLIHTNEVTVLLGDNWFAKCSAKEAARLVDHRKKHVQEALDDLHKVMNNFESRIRFTDWEKRVNEKEDIIEIHEEIENEDVETKDLISDGCLKHAGVAGKHRRAHTPKENCKPKEIFVADLEVGDGGGDCKSELLSQKELWGRLDELEKQEEVQDEIDRLAHALNGNSEESSSSEEEKDKSVKANSDERPDWMRLPAVREGGADEHGVELHVTAPHTNNVEYGQRLKAEYEEEDDSVPTIHFMHTVEPKRVRINTGKNTTLKFSEKKEEAKRKRKNSTGNGNCSSELPNIKTPADIYRLFVDVVNGEYIPRKSILKSRSRENSICSDTSESSTTEFEDRRCTLRSLSYEETIHSDASECSILEEDEISSSKPLPWPSTFEAFSGMVVEKEPISSTLIPHPTIAHPILPTIPEKKVSEEEILLQTSPEPQRRVSKFKAARMQQKK, encoded by the exons GGTTAAAGTACAAAATGACTATGAAGCACTTCAAGAAAGGCTCAAGACTCTACCTGATAAGCTGTGTTATGATGTAATG GTACCACTTGGCCCACTTGCATTGATGCCTGGACAGTTAATCCACACAAATGAAGTCACTGTTTTACTAGGTGACAATTGGTTTGCAAAGTGCTCTGCAAAGGAAGCTGCTCGCTTGGTGGACCACAGGAAAAAAC ATGTCCAAGAAGCACTGGACGATCTTCACAAAGTTATGAACAACTTTGAATCTAGGATTCGCTTCACTGATTGGGAGAAACGGGTTAAT GAAAAGGAAGATATCATAGAAATACACGAAGAAATTGAGAATGAAGATGTAGAAACTAAAGATTTAATTTCTGACG GTTGTTTAAAACATGCCGGTGTGGCAGGGAAACACAGGAGAGCACACACGCCAAAGGAAAACTGCAAGCCCAAAGAGATTTTTGTGGCTGATTTGGAGGTTGGTGATGGTGGCGGAGACTGCAAGTCTGAACTGTTATCCCAGAAGGAATTGTGGGGCAGGCTGGATGAGCTGGAGAAACAGGAAGAGGTGCAGGATGAAATCGATAG GTTGGCACACGCGTTGAATGGAAACAGTGAAGAGAGCAGCTCCTCTGAAGAAGAGAAGGACAAAAGCGTCAAGGCGAACTCGGACGAGAGGCCGGACTGGATGCGCCTGCCAGCGGTACGTGAGGGAGGCGCTGATGAGCACGGTGTAGAGCTGCACGTGACTGCCCCCCACACCAACAACGTGGAATACGGCCAGAGACTCAAAGCGGAGTACGAGGAGGAAGACGACAGTGTCCCCACTATTCACTTCATGCACACCGTGGAACCAAAAAGG GTAAGAATAAACACTGGAAAAAACACAACTTTAAAATTCAGTGAGAAGAAGGAAGAGGCCAAGAGGAAAAGGAAAAATAGCACTGGCAATGGAAACTGCTCTAGTGAGCTGCCAAATATTAAAACGCCTGCAGATATTTACAG ACTATTTGTTGATGTTGTAAATGGAGAATATATACCACGTAAATCCATTCTGAAGTCGCGGAGTCGGGAGAACAGTATATGTAGTGACACCAGTGAGAGCAGCACGACAGAATTTGAAGACCGACGATGTACCCTGCGCTCTCTAAGCTACGAAGAAACAATACATAGTGATGCCAGTGAATGCAGCATCTTGGAAGAGGATGAAATCAGTTCTAGCAAACCTCTCCCTTGGCCAAGTACATTTGAG GCATTTTCTGGCATGGTCGTGGAAAAAGAACCCATCTCATCCACGTTAATTCCACATCCAACTATTGCCCATCCTATCCTACCAACTATTCCTGAGAagaaagtgtctgaagaagaaaTTTTACTCCAAACTTCACCGGAGCCTCAGAGGCGGGTGTCAAAGTTTAAAGCGGCTCGGATGCAGCAGAAGAAATGA